A window of Phaseolus vulgaris cultivar G19833 chromosome 4, P. vulgaris v2.0, whole genome shotgun sequence genomic DNA:
aaataacttttagcGACCACCAAATTTGATCGCTAAAAGCACTATAATCGGTCGTTAAACCTATCTGCGACCGAAATAGTCACCAAATAAAGATGGAAGCGAAAACCCTAGTCGCAAAGTCTTTAGCAACCGAATTATAAAGTGGTCGCTAATTTACAACCAAAAATTCGATGGCTAAATCGATCGCAGAGAAGTTGGCCAgcaaaatttagaaactaaattagcAACCGCCAtagccgccacaaagtttaatgtggcggttttacgctacccgccgcaacacccgccactttaaacatagtgtaagtaatggcggtttttatatgtaaatagtgtcagttataaccgtcacaatttacattcattgaagaagattatgacgccataatatacgtaagtagtgacgtttttaactgacgtaattttaattctgaataaataaaatttaaccactattttttataatctattttatataattataaaatttaaccatcacttttttataatctgttttatacaattataaaatttaatcactttttataatttgttttatacaattataaaatttaaccaccaccttttcataataaaataaaataatgtacaaAGTTATAAacatccattcatttcattgaaaattaaagcacacataataatgttcaaaagtttatatgtaattgaaaattaaaacacataaaatgttcttaaatccctaatcaagtttaaaattacaacacataatTGTTTAAAAGTTCATACATCTATAATCAagcttaaaattaaaaaacacatcCCTAATCAGTTTTGCTTCCAGCACTTGATCAtattacttgattaggtgatggagcaTCACTTCCATAATCTgatgcctgaaataaataattttaagttaatgaatttgtatgtttataattataaaataaaagacaccaataaatatttaaatattttaataccaacaaaatttctagCCAATGAAAGAAAACCTGCAGGGAAAAGATGTTGAACCTAAAAAGATATCACTTGCAAAAGATAAATACAGAGATACCTAAACCTTGGCCAAAAGAAAGTAGgaggaaaaaaataaacacaaaagaaaaattatcttttaaaactcatctttttcttatttttactttacaactctttttaataaaaaatattatatttaattaaaaaataaatataaataaaattttgaaataaaataataatatttttagttgttAGATAGAAGTATAAAAAGTTGATGGGTTCAAAGTAAGAAGTTCCAAACACAAAATGGCAATGAATGGTGACCCACTTTTACTACAAATGCAACAAGAATAAACCCTCTCATCCAAAGTAAACATGCAACACCAGTGAAATTATGATCAAATGACTGAAATTGGCATGTAGAGAAAGCAATGCATGACAGTGGTCCCACTTTATGTAATCAACAAGAAAAGACACCTATGAAACATGGAATCATATGATTTGTGTAAAGGATATGAAATTGTACCAATTCACTCTTGTGTCATAGGATTCAAAGTCATTTGAAATTCATCTTTAGATATGAATCAATAGGTGGCATATTGAAGGAATTACATTGTGAACCAGAAGATTCTTACAACTATAAAAAAGACTATTTAAACATCAACTCCCTTGTTTATGGTCATGGCATAAGTTAATACAAAATCATAAATATCATCCCTTCATACTGCATGCATTATAGGGATTAGAGAGAAGCATAATTTACATTATGAAGTGAAAGACGTGGAGTTTGTGGGTTCTCTGAACTTCCACTGCAAAGTAGCTGGAAATCACATCAACAGAAGCTAGTTCAAGGTCCCGGTAACTTCATAAATTGTTAGAATACATCAATTTGAAATAAGTCACAATAAACAAATAGAGTCAACTCAGATAAGGAATCATCATGCAAGACAATATCTTGATTTTCAATACATTATTTGCTATTTAGTCAAAATTGTTATCCTCGTTCATCTCAGACTAAAGCTCTAACTATTTTCAATAACGATATTGCCATTCGTCCAATAGAATGGTAGATCTAAAAGCAAAGGCATATCAAAActtcaatatgttcttttttgttaatattcTTGTTGAAtcgaataataataattgacaAACAAAGGACAAAGCTTAATTTAAGATGGTGCATCATCTACATGCAAGTACACAACCAGCATTCTTGATCTCTTTCTCACTTATCCCTCTTTTAATACTTATATTTACTCTTTCTCATAACCAAATCCCTAGTTCACTACATATCAtgagataatatttttaaaataaaaaatcaatgaaCACCGACAGGATCCCAGATATAACCTAAAAGatcttataaaataaagaacCTTCACAAACCATGGCTACCATTACCTGAACTTAACAATACAGATGCATAACAGAGCAAAGCAAAGATCATCATAAACTCACTGCAACAACATTATttgcaaatattaaattaaCAGACACGAATCAAAagttaataattaatagtatttaataaataaaaacttagtCAATTTTACTATAATCAAACGATTTTGTATTGATTAGCTCTAATCCTTACAAGAAACAAAAGACCACATTCTATTAGGAGTTACCTATTCGAAATCTTGGAGGAATTGCGGTTTTCTATTGTACGGTTGAATACGTGGAAAATCTTGGAGAACACTGAAAGGGGCGAGAGTGAGGGTTAGGTTTAGGACGCGCGAGAGTGAGAAGACAGTGAAGGGAAGAGTGAGTGAAGGCGAGAGTGAAGAGCGACAATGAAGGGAAGAGTGAGTGAAGGCGAGAGTGACAGTGAAGGGAAGAGTGAAAAAAGGGTTTCGTTCTAAAAGAGATGGTGAAGAGTTTGCAGAGAGAGGAGAGGGAAGAGTCACGTTTAGTTCACTAGGTTTCCAGGGAGTGAAAggtgatttttaaaaaaaaaattgagagtaATGAGAAAAGGTATGGAGGAAAGGAAAACACTAGGTTTTAATTTCAAAAGGGATAATTGTGACAGTTCAAAACGACACATTTTGAAGGATAATTGTGACAGTTCAAAACGACACATTTTGAAGGATAATTATGGCGGTTATTAAAGTGTCGTATTATATAGAAatttgtggcggttattaataaccgccatattaaaactgcactttatacataattttttgtaGTGGACAAATTTGATTTCGGTGGCTAAATAGCCACCAAATCAATTTCAGTggctatttttatatgtattattaatacctatttaaaatgatattttgaccattttataaacaaatTCAAACCTGCTTATAGATACTCAAAATTCAATCAAGCTAAATTGGAATGAACTTCaaatacatattttaagaaGGAGTTGTACTCAAATTAAAGGTAAATCCTACTACACAACTAAAACTATTGAAAACTAGTTAAAATAGTCAAATCTATGATATAATTTAACATACAACTAATCTTCTTTTAAACTGTCATCTCTAATGTGGTCTCCTTTATGATGTCCACTGGTAGTAGGATCTGAAGAGCCTGATGCGGGATTTTTCATTTGAATGTGTTGGAGGATGAGTTGCATCTTCTCATCTTGTTTGCGCAAGCGTTCACTTTGCTCTTCATGACTTTTCATCAATAGCTCCATCTTTTCTTCAAGTGTCCGATCATTGACACGTTTTGTCATAAGTTCATCATTTAGCTTTTGAATAATCTCACGCATTTCTTCTATTTGATGGACTACTGGAGCTTGACTTGTAGTAGCAGAGTGAGCATTTGTTGAACTATTAAACCTTTTGCTCAATACACCAAGACCATAGACATTCCCTTTTTTATTTCCACTTCCAACAACATCGATGTCTATTTCATTATCATCAATAGAGGCAACATGAGAGTTTTGCGAAGATGCGCTTTCAAGCATTTGCTGTTGTCGGGCTTCTTCTCGATGTTTCTTATATTTCTCCTGAAAATGAAGTCAAATTGATTATTGTGAAGAAAAcatatagtaaaaattaaattataacttaaattttaaagataCCGCAAGGTCGCGAGTCTTGTCATTGATCTTCAATTTCTTTGTTCTCTCTACAACCTCCCAAGCAGTTGGTTGTCGTTCAAGCTCTTTAGTctacataaatttaataaaaagatataatagattgtatttaaattaaatatagaaagagaagaaatataataatattaccaTTTTCTCAAAGTGAGCCGCGGTAGATATGGAACCACCACAGTAGGCTGAGGCTCCCTTCTCAACAGCCCGATTCGCCTTGGCAATAACACTCTTGTTCTGGAATTTTGTAGAACTCCAATGCTGGTCCAAGGTTGCTCGAACAAGTGATGGAATCCAGGTCCCCTTATCTTGACCATGCCTAACTTTACTCATAGCATTTTTAAAGATACGAGAGgcttttgtataaaaaatggATCTAATGAGTTGGTCTTGTTCCATATCCCACCTATGCTCTTTCtacatgtaaaataaattagaaaacaaacattgtagaaaaataaaatatcattttaaatgtAATCATAACTCAAATTACCTTAAACTCTCCAAACCATCTATCCCTAAGCTCAAGATGAacctgttagaatatatggccttaaccgagaggggggtgaattgtttaagaaggatttttgaaaacttttaagcttataatgaaaatacttcagaaGAACCTTGAttgagaattcagtttttccaaaacaaacaacaaaagcacaaagctggaaaaacaatcggttgttttaacgaaacaatcggttgtttataccagttccaaaatatcaaactgaattaaaagagatagggatagagaaattgtacacagttgtttatactggttcactccaaacaagagctacgtccagtcttctcagaagccccgaggatatccactaagcaatcaccacttgatcacttacaccacaaccaagagaatgaccttgaacacctcaagaaagacactctccttggccaacactaagattgctgatcttgaacacctcaagaacacacaaccaatctcagcaacacataCAAACAGaatgttcagcagtttacacagactacacttgttacagatgaatatctgaaatcaatacaagtagaatccctattcagcaccttgatcaatctctcaactctttagcaatctcagaatactttgaaaaactcttcttagatcaaaactatgtttcaagattcttaatatatcaaaaattgtttttcagaatatatctaagaatatagtttgttatcaaatcttaacaaactcttaattgcatttaaaatagattggtcaaagcatttaatgactggagcgtattcagttaaagcatttaaagctcagtcaaagaaaacagtttttctgttatggttttaaaacaaacaatcgattgtttcttcgaatcaatcggttgttttgttacttaacaaaaacaccattcaaaaacagttttcaaactttctcaaaacacctaagtgtaaacaatcagttgtttcgacaaaacaatcggttgtttcaacttagtttgtaaaacattttgctttgttaaaattgagatgctaattgctttgagatttaatctaagtgttgattacaacattgaactaccccagaacaaggctaaaaccagcacagcagcatcaagcaaaacagaggcttcatcatccttcaaaggatttggattcttcaaaacattgaacaccacttggttcaacagaacCTTCTTCCAAGTGGGACTGGCTTCATCATATTTTTGCTTGATGATTCGTGAGATTACATTGGAAGGTCCATTTGCTGGTGAAAAACTATGTTCAAAACATATTATCAAAATGATATATGAAAATTAGATCATATTGATGAATTACAATTAGATTAAAATATACTTACTCTCCTCTTTCTGCATGAAGCCAGGGTCTTTGATCAACTACATTGCCAGACTCATTGTCAGGTGTAAGAGAGTCTTGTATTGGTGAAGGTTGATTCATAGTTGGCTCTGTAGAAAAGGTAGTAGGATTTGATTCTCCTACATGATGTTCAATATCTTGTTCGAGAAGTGTAGGAAATGGGGCGGCTCCTTCATAAATAGGATGTATAGACTCTATAGTTGTTGGAAGAACAAATGAAGGGGGAATGTTGGTGTTGGGTAAAGATATATCATCAACACGAACACCTCGACCACCACGATTAGGTGGTCTACGACCACCAACTCTACCCCTTGGTGTCATCTACAAGTAAAACATATTACATATATAAGatataattaatacaataatcaaagtggatcaatcaattttgaataaataaataaagtaatcaCGATCAAAAGACTCAAACCTGATTGTGTTTTCTACAACCAAATAGGTAAGTTATCTTGCCTGTTCTTCACTACAATTATGAGAAACcacaataaaattaatgttaaagaTAATTTGAACAAGGTACACAATAATTTTAATGCATGAATTACCGAAGAGGTATCTGTGTCACTAAAATGACTCTCAATATTATCCTCACTTGAAATGTATTCCTCCTCGTATTGTTCATCTATGTTTGTTTCATTTAGTAATTGCAGATCTACTTCTTCTCCCCTCCCATCAACATCAGCAAGAGAATCATGAATGAATTCTGGATCAACATGTAGCACTACTTCAAGTTGTAGAAGCTCATCATCTTGGTATGAAGTGTCATGCTCAATCTCACTTACTATGTTATCAATGATTCTAATACgagcttttgttttaattactcCCAACCAACCTTGGTGTCCCTCTGGATATTTGGTGTAATAAACTTGCTCTGCCTGTTGTGCAAATATGAATGGATCATATGCTTTATTATATCTCCGTGATTCTTTTACTTGAACAATGCCATAGTTCTTATCTACTTTAGTTCCTATATTAGGAGTATTATCAAACCATTCGCACTGAAAGAGAACTACATTCATTATTGGAAATCCAGTATACTCCAATTGAATAATATTAGACAATATTCCATAAAAATCTAACTCTGATTGACCATTGGTTCCTCGTACATAAACACCATAGTTAGTGGAATTCATGCCTTCACTCCAAAGAACAGTGTGAAATTTGTATCCATTGATAACATAGATAGGTCATGATCGAACTTTTCTCTTAGGACCCCATGCTAAGTTAACCAATAATGgatcttcaatattattttctgGATTTAGAACCTAAACAAAAGGTTAAAAATTACACAATGTCtatctaaaaataaattttaattaaaggaAATTAAAAACCTACATATTGTTTGAACCATGTAGCAAAATAGGATGAAATGTATTGGTCAATTTGAGCTTCTGAAGCAGTAGGACTAATCTCTCTTAAATATTCAACATAAATACTGCAACAAAGAAATTGATTATTCAAACCTCATGCAACAtaattaactttcttttcaaatgaGTGAATTTCATCTTACTCAAAGTATGGTTGAACCTCTTCACAGTTTTGAAGAACATACAATTGGGCAGCATCAAAGTCTCTTTGATTTAGATAATATGTCATGCATTTTCCGATTTCCCTTCCTGgataattgaaaattgaaataggAGGAGCACGTGAAGAACCCTCGCCTACTTCAAGATTACGAGGGATCCTAGTCCTTCTTGTTTCAACATGATCAGGATAATAAAATGAGGCAAATGTAGATGTTTCCTCCACCAAGTAAGCTTCAAAAATAGAGCCTTCCACCCTcgctttattttttacttttttttaggGAGTgtaagaaactaaaaaataatatggatgtacataattttaaatattaaataaataaacaacaaatgttataatagtgattaataattttatacctCTCAAATGGATACATCCAACGATATTGGACTGGACCACCAACTTTTGCCTCGTAAGGTAGATGAATTGGAAGATGTTCCATGGAATCAAAGAAGCTTGGTGGAAATATTTATTCCAATTTACACAATAACACATGAATATTTTCTTCCATAACTTTAGGTGTTCAACATTTAGTGTTGTGGAACTTAATTCTCAAAAGAAAAGACTAAGTTCAATAAGAACTTTCCAGATTGATTTTGGTAATGCGTCAAATGCAATTGGAAGCAAACGTTGCATGAACACATAGAATCATGACTTTTCATGCTATGTAACTTGCCTTGATTAAGGTCTAAACATCTACCCAAACTGGAAGCATATCCATCTGGAAACTTCAGTTCTTTAACCCATTTACAAATAAAGACTCTTTGGGATTTCGTAAATGTAtatgctgcttttggtttgatAAGTTTGCCACCACCAATGTCTTTCAACTCTAGCTCTTTTCGATTGCATATTTGTGCTACATCCAATCGAGTCTTGTTTGTGTCCTTAGTTTTTCCTTTGATATCTATCACAGTTTCAAACACATTCATGAACACATTTCTCTGTGTGTGCATAACATCAATATTGTGACGTAAAAGTTGAGTTTTCCAATATGGCAACCTCCAAAATATACTTTGTTTCTTCCAATTATGTTTAATACCATATTCAGGAatattgtgttgttcttgtaatTCAGTGCAAACTGGTAAGTGTGCAACCCTATTCCAAATGTCAAGACTAGAAAACGTGGAGGAGGGGGATCAGTCTCAACAAACTTCTTCTTGAATGCCTTTTTATTCTTCCTAAATTGATGATCAGGTGAAAGAAACTGACGATGACAGTCAAAAAAGAATATCTTGTGGTTATGACTAAGATAAAATGCCTTTGTTCTTTCCATGCATATAGGGCAAGAAAGTCTACCAGAAGTCATCCAACCCGATAACATGCCATAAGCTGGAAAGTCATTAATTGTCCACATCAAAGCAGCTTTCATCATAAAATTTTGCCTTAGTGACACGTCATAAGTCAATATCCCTTCAGTCCACAAGGTGCATAAGTCATCTATAAGTGGTTGCAAGAACACGTCAAtcttatgctttggatttgaAAAACCTGGAACTAAGATTGTTAAAAACATAAACTCTCTCTTCATGCACATGGAAGGCGGAAGATTGTATGGGGTTAGGATAACTGGCCAACAAGAATAACTTTTTCCATATTGACCAAAAGGATTAAACCCATCTGCACATAAACCAATCTGACATTTCTTGGGTCTTGACTAAAATCTGGATGCATTATATCAAAATGCTTCCAAGCTTCTCCATCAGATGGATGAGACAAAATAGACGAGTCCCTTTGATTCTCACTATCCATCTCATGTGAGGTGCAGTTGCCATTGAAGAGTATAACCTTCTAAGTCTAGGAATGATGGGAAAGTACCACATTTTCTTAACaacaattttcttttcaattccCCTCCTAGTGACTGTCTTATATCGCTCCATTCCACAAATAAAGCAATTAGTTATACTTTTATGACAATGTTCCCTATAATACAACATGCATCCTTTTGGACAACAATCAATTTTCGTACAACCCAAACCCAATTTTTCCACTGACTTCTTAGCttggaaaaaattattaaccatTCGATGATCTTTGGGCATAGTCTTCCCCATAAGTTGGACCATTCTATTGAAACAACCTTCAGACATATTATAATCAGATTTCAAGCTTAGAGCTTCCAAAGAAGCTGACAATTCTGAGTGATTCTCGCATCCTTCCCACAAGGGTGCTTGTGCAGCAGCAAGCATGTTAAAAAAATTTCGAGTTTCAAGATCAGGATTTTCCTCCATGTACTCAGATCCGATAACACTCTCTGGTTGCATGCAATGTGCATTTGAGGGCCCCACATGATCCATTACCATTTGATGGAAACGACCTAATTCTTCTCTTTGTTCACAAGTTCCATAACATGAACTCGCAACATCCATTGGGGGAGATTGTGGCAATTCTTCACCATGATTTGTCCACCAATAATAATTAGGCATGAATCCCTCTTGATAAAGATCCCACCCAACTTGATCCACATACTTGAAAACTTTACAACTACATTTAATACAAGGACATCTTAACATTTCACCTTGTTCTTGAAACTTTTCTTGACTAATAACATATTGTAGGAACTCATACACTCCTTCTCTAAATTCCTCTATTAGATGTTTGTTTCTGTCCAATCTTTTATACATCCACTTTCTACCTTCTGGGATTTCCATTAATGCAATCTGACTACAACAAATTCCTAATGTataaacttcttttaaaagagagaaaacaGGACACTGAATGGAGAAAGTAAAAAATGCAAATATGAAAGTATTGTGTTAACAAGAAGAGAAGCATACCTTTGTTGGTTCACTTTGTAACTGATCTTGAAAGGAGGTACTACTATTTATATAGAGGTGCtgctatttatatatttttcctgTAGACAAGAGAGGTGAAGAAAGTCATATTGAATCAAaagttcattaaaaaaattagcacCTCTTTTCATGAGCCTACAGTTTGGTGATTGAATGACATAGTAGAATTAGGTATTGGAATAATCAATCATATTTATATACACAATCAACATGCAGAATTGATACCAATAGCTGAAGCCATTGGCATTTGCAACCTGAATTTTGAAATGTCTAATAATAACTTGGTACTGAAAAGGCACATAGACACGCACAGTGCACATGTGATTTTCATGTCCTCATGCATTGTGCAGTTTTAAAAAGATGAGTGTCAATTAAAGAGTTCCTGGCATAACATTCATTAGCTacctaattaaaaaaacagcacccACTCATATAAGACATACTCTAAATGATTTTGCAGTCATGAAGATACAGTCAAGGATAAAAGAATTATTGATCAAATTCTTATTAATTTGCGTGGTGGTTATCATAGATAAAATGAAGAGATTTTAAATCCTAAATAGTATTACATCATGTTGAAAAgtcaattaaaaaaacatttcaatTATTCTGATATAAAAGAAATGCAatgatataaaaattaaaaagcatGCCAAAAAAGGTGAtcaataactaatttaaatattatgtgAATTATACATTTGGCATTGAGAAGCAAGCTAAGTCTAATAAGATATACAATTGATTGTTGCAATTTACATATTCATTATGGGAATTGGGAACAAAAATTTTACCCACAGCGAAGGTTCCCAATGGTCAGTGTCCTAGTTTTCCCTTCAAGATTACATCTATAAATCATGCAATTATCAAAATCCCTCACTTTAATGCTTGAAGAACCTGACATACATACATACACCATCCAAAATCACCAAttatcaaaacaaataatacaactcatttcaattttatttcttaaaatttcATTCCCCTTTCTACCCAAACTTCTTCTTATAACCCACCAATCATGTTATCTATAGTTCATCCATTATACATAActaacaaatctgaaatcaagaTAATCTGTGGGAAAAGAAAACAATGCTCATTGGATGCAAACTACAATCCCTTTATCCTTAGAATTTAATTTCATGGtggtaaaatttattaatacaaaaataCTGATTTCAAATAAATTTGGAACTTAAAAATCACAGAATAAGGAACTTTGTCTCATTCATTTTCacaaaaatctataaatattttatattttcatcattaaaatatttaaaatattgaatatcATAAAGAACTAAGATATTATACTCACAGTTGTACTCAGTCCATCCAATAGCCTGATTCTCGAGGTCGTAGAAGACAAGTTTATTTGAAAGCACTAAATCTgcaacaaataaatatttagatgAGGCTGCAGAGTAAGGTCATGAAAAgcaaacttcatggagaaccaaAATGATTATTG
This region includes:
- the LOC137838238 gene encoding uncharacterized protein, giving the protein MSKVRHGQDKGTWIPSLVRATLDQHWSSTKFQNKSVIAKANRAVEKGASAYCGGSISTAAHFEKMTKELERQPTAWEVVERTKKLKINDKTRDLAEKYKKHREEARQQQMLESASSQNSHVASIDDNEIDIDVVGSGNKKGNVYGLGVLSKRFNSSTNAHSATTSQAPVVHQIEEMREIIQKLNDELMTKRVNDRTLEEKMELLMKSHEEQSERLRKQDEKMQLILQHIQMKNPASGSSDPTTSGHHKGDHIRDDSLKED
- the LOC137837141 gene encoding uncharacterized protein, with product MEIPEGRKWMYKRLDRNKHLIEEFREGVYEFLQYVISQEKFQEQGEMLRCPCIKCSCKVFKYVDQVGWDLYQEGFMPNYYWWTNHGEELPQSPPMDVASSCYGTCEQREELGRFHQMVMDHVGPSNAHCMQPESVIGSEYMEENPDLETRNFFNMLAAAQAPLWEGCENHSELSASLEALSLKSDYNMSEGCFNRMVQLMGKTMPKDHRMVNNFFQAKKSVEKLGLGCTKIDCCPKGCMLYYREHCHKSITNCFICGMERYKTVTRRGIEKKIVVKKMWYFPIIPRLRRLYSSMATAPHMRWIVRIKGTRLFCLIHLMEKLGSILI